The nucleotide sequence AATATTCCTAACGCGATTCCTAACTGGTTATATTCCCCTACGGCGCTGGAGTATTTCGGTGAGATTTGTGTATAATTGTACAATGCCAAATTGAATAATGCAGGATCCCCTGATTGTAAGAATGCGGAGTTGTATAAAATGTTACTTTGTCTTGCGGCATCCAATTCATTAATGGAGCTCATATAAGAACTTCCTCTTGCTGCAGCGTAACCGCCGGCGACTAAAACCAAACTGGGGAAAATAGCGGTCCTAAATGTGGATTTTTTTTGGTAATACTGTCCCCATCCTGGAAGGACTGCGGATCGTGCCGCTGCCCCGAGATCGAAAGTTCCCGAGGCTCCTGAATAAGAGGATTTGGATTCTAACGCCGCCAATTCGTCTTCAGTCTCCGCGACGAAGAAATAATTTTCCTTTTCCGTAGATTTATTCCGCGGATTTTCCAAACGTAAGGAAACTGCACCTTCCGGAGCCTTTTTCTTATCTATGGTAACTACCATAGTTTCCGAATTTTTAATATCAATGGACTTAACGGGGATCTCATTCCCTTTAGAATCTTTTAATATTACTTTTGTAGCTTCAGTGAAATGTTTTCCCTTGATTTCGAAACTTTCGGGCATGTCCTTGGTTAAGAATTTATTTTTTTCTGCGGCGATCACTTCGGGTTTTTGGGAAAGAATAACTTCGAAAGGGATCCAAGCGGAAAAGACGGA is from Leptospira sp. WS58.C1 and encodes:
- a CDS encoding LIC11435 family protein codes for the protein MLNKRFQKSNTIAALLVGFLFFSLSLGAKEEGVKLEWRPIPDAGGYQVEIKDSRGKITREKTNASQIQLELPPGAYEHRIGVLNKYGRVSVFSAWIPFEVILSQKPEVIAAEKNKFLTKDMPESFEIKGKHFTEATKVILKDSKGNEIPVKSIDIKNSETMVVTIDKKKAPEGAVSLRLENPRNKSTEKENYFFVAETEDELAALESKSSYSGASGTFDLGAAARSAVLPGWGQYYQKKSTFRTAIFPSLVLVAGGYAAARGSSYMSSINELDAARQSNILYNSAFLQSGDPALFNLALYNYTQISPKYSSAVGEYNQLGIALGILGFFYIINVVDAGFFPGPKQVKVEGTDAPVTVSPILRNAIESEKAATYASGNSYLLQQRMELGVEFAW